A DNA window from Cydia pomonella isolate Wapato2018A chromosome 18, ilCydPomo1, whole genome shotgun sequence contains the following coding sequences:
- the LOC133527381 gene encoding uncharacterized protein LOC133527381 yields MKLYNQAFILILFIAISSHAYDESAFYFEEETRNMLSISFTHTNQTIFIDIDNDSSVIFKDTLIKSIHDQNHSVILVNEVPDFIYGGKIIILEENPNIVFTVKFLNTNVLDSPVLESVLKSHWSPLFIISTTEDSVYNCDDGKFNEEAFNNIEAFLNDLWYKHRIMHAFLNLPYVCPNKYVIYDGMKSNEGELYNRTIKVIRKEHLPELKSRKAMMLTRNYPLRGSIFYRFPTAVQECEGTDIYIKTSQETSGGFCGLDGLVMSDIVTHFEFNLSLPSLGADSLKYGYQQQDGIITGSLGHIVRSDMDLSFNSRFMTRYTTGQLQYIFLYPVASDALCVILKQPEVEPLWRYPINAYSFPQWLFILACLTSIGVIMWAFAKIKNKINNARAATLFSYVLNSINAGLFGFFFKRRSNLLLFRASCLCASIMLLAKYQASLRLFIYLFKVAF; encoded by the coding sequence ATGAAGTTATATAATCAAGCATTTatccttattttatttatagcaaTTTCCTCTCATGCTTATGATGAATCGGCATTCTACTTTGAGGAAGAGACGCGAAATATGTTATCAATATCATTTACTCATACCAACCAAACAATTTTCATAGACATCGACAATGACAGCAGTGTAATTTTCAAAGACACTTTAATAAAAAGTATACATGATCAAAATCATTCCGTTATTTTGGTAAATGAAGTGCCAGATTTTATTTATGGaggaaaaataattatactgGAAGAAAACCCTAATATTGTCTTTactgtaaaatttctaaatacTAATGTGCTTGATAGTCCAGTACTGGAGTCAGTGCTAAAATCACATTGGTCACCATTGTTTATTATAAGTACCACTGAAGATAGCGTGTATAATTGTGATGACGGAAAATTTAATGAAGAGGCTTTCAATAACATTGAAGCATTTCTTAATGATTTATGGTACAAACATCGTATAATGCATGCTTTCTTAAATCTGCCCTATGTCTGCCCGAACAAATATGTTATTTATGATGGCATGAAATCAAACGAAGGAGAATTGTATAACAGGACCATTAAAGTTATTAGAAAAGAACATTTGCCAGAGCTAAAGTCACGTAAAGCTATGATGCTTACTCGAAACTATCCCCTGAGAGGCAGTATCTTTTATCGGTTCCCCACGGCTGTTCAGGAATGTGAAGGTACCGATATCTACATAAAAACCAGTCAGGAAACCAGTGGCGGTTTTTGTGGATTGGACGGACTCGTAATGTCAGATATAGTGACACactttgaatttaatttatctttGCCATCCTTAGGCGCGGACTCCCTCAAGTATGGATATCAGCAGCAGGATGGAATTATAACAGGAAGCTTAGGACATATCGTGAGAAGTGATATGGATTTGTCCTTCAACTCGAGGTTCATGACGAGATATACCACGGGGCAACTGCAATACATATTCTTATATCCCGTAGCAAGTGACGCTCTTTGCGTTATTTTGAAACAACCTGAAGTGGAACCTCTTTGGCGGTATCCTATCAACGCTTATAGTTTTCCGCAGTGGCTATTTATTCTCGCCTGCCTCACTAGCATTGGAGTCATAATGTGGGCATTTgcaaagattaaaaataaaattaataatgctaGAGCTGCTACACTCTTCTCTTACGTCTTGAACTCTATAAATGCTGGTCTGTTTGGCTTCTTTTTTAAACGAAGAAGTAACTTACTTCTGTTTAGAGCTAGCTGCTTGTGTGCTTCAATTATGCTGCTCGCGAAATATCAGGCAAGTCTtcgactttttatttatttatttaaggtcgcTTTTTAA